The sequence below is a genomic window from Coffea arabica cultivar ET-39 chromosome 8e, Coffea Arabica ET-39 HiFi, whole genome shotgun sequence.
AACACTGAACATAAATTTCTAACATCATTCCTCCTAGGACTAGCATGGGCTGTAAAATATGCACTACCAATAACATTTAGGCCCTTTTACTACAAGGGAAAAGTAAACTACCAAAATAGCCTTTGTGGGGTAGTCACGAAACGATAGATCTCGGGGTTACGTTGAATTGTACGctatgaaaattgaaaacaagaatCACGCTGGGGAATTGCGTAGAAAATGGGCGAAGGGTATACGGGCGCTGATTTCTTGAGCCCGGATAAAAGCTTTAAAAAAAGTgatcaaaaaagaaagattatGTGGGTTGGGTGCGTGTTATACGCTGGGAATATTTTAGGGGGAGAAGGGGAAGCTTTTTACGGGTTTTTGGTTTCTGGCCGTAGGATCGATATTCCCATTACATGTAAGGGAAGGGTTACGTGTCCCAACACCTCTCTATTGGATGGATCTTCTAATGATGCTGGAAATTGATAGGGAATTGGAGTTTACATGATATCCCTTATTGTTATACATACACATACATGGACGTGTTGAAAAGGGCAGCGAGTAGGGCCCACTGCCTTAATTGCCTGTGATTGCAACAACACacaaaatagaaagaaagaaatgggtTAATTGACCCGATCATAAAAATGGATTCTCAGTTTCGTCTTCCCCAGCCCatcaagaaaatcaaaataattaatatgttttgtttttttatcaGTTGATCCGTTTTGACCTTCCATAATGACACCAGCAATCCTCATTATCTGTGGTTAATAACGTTTACACCCACCCAGCGGAGGCCCCGCCCCATCCACGTCTTCTCAATCAAAACATTATAATTCCATTTAATCATGACAAAATTGCCATACGTGGAGGGGTTCAATTCTGCAACTATCTGATGGTTACCTTTAAAGCGACCAAGGATCAAGACGCGCGTGACAATAgatcacttcaaaatttttttagagATCAAAGAATTCATTGAGCGTGAGACAGACAAAATAGCTAGCACGCCATATTATGCCTATCCATCCAACTTAAAAGTGACAAAGGATCCAAGTCCCAAAACTATTATCTtaaaaatggaaatttccatGCCATGATCAGCCACACGATCTATTTTGGGCTGGACGTCCACCCATGTGATAATATTCTATTACTATTTCATTTGGGTCCGTCTGGAtcggagattatttgaaaaaaaaaatattaattaaaataatattattgTATCACTTTTTGagatgtgatatatatatatatatataaaactaaaaattaactaaaataaTAGTCTATTAATTTACTTTGGGTCCATTTGAATtagagattatttgaaaaaaaaaattaactaaaataatactagagatatttttactgtaacactttttttgatgtgatgtatgtgagataaaaaggtaattgggaaggtaaaaaggtgtattggaaattgtaatgatgatgtaagcaaataaatttggggaaataaagcccaatccaaacaaacacacTGTATCACTTTTTGTAATACAatgtttatatataaaaaataaaaaataattatatttaaaataatattataatattttttgtgatataaTACATGTGAGATAAAACGATGATTAAAAATGACGCATCTATGTGATGTAAGTAGGACAACTCCTCTTGCAAGCCGTAAGTAGGATattcaaatatgaaaaaaaattaaaagaaaaaaaaagattgataaTAGGTTAGATTATAAAATTGGGGAAACCGTCTTAAATCTTTTAATAATTCTATTTTGCCCATCAATCAATCCATACCCCACCCActaaaccatcatcaatcaaaaaattaAGGAGCCCCACCACTTCCATCAACCCAAATCCCACAAACTCTCCAATCCCATGCGCCGCTCACGTGACTCAACCACACTGAGTTGGATTTTTAAACCCCACAAAAAAAAccagaagaaaaaaataacaaccaattttatcaaaacagaaaacaaaacaataaaaaaaatgtaccTAAGAATTCGGTGAGATGGAGAAGCCGGCCGCTGACGGAGGTTCAAATAGACATTTCCGCCGTTATTGGAATTCCCATTGTTGTTATTAGCATCACTGGGCTGAGATAAATCCTTATTATGGTCCGATCTTACTAGCCGCCGATCAACCCCGACCACAGCTCTCAGACCGCCCGGCTGCAACCCGGAGGAGTCGCGGTTATTGCCGTTGTCCCGGACTTTGGCCTGGAATTTCATACAACGCAGCCTTTTACGGCTCCCCCACTGTAAACCGAAGTCAGACGACGTCGTAGCAGGGGACCTGGTCTCATTGCTACTATTATAGTGGTGGTTAGGATTCGAATTCCTCTCCATCCTTATCTCTACCTTTTctggcccttttttttttttacttccacCTGTCGGACAAATCACCACTGTAATTAAAATTCTTTACTGCAGCATTTAActggagttaaaaaaaaaaagtcacaaaATTAACACCAAATCAGAGTTGGTGATCAATTATTGACCATTCAGGATTTGTTTGCTAAAATTAGGAAATTCTGGGTTTCTAAAGTGGTACTAACACTGGATTTGGAAGACGAGTTGGTTTCCAGGAGAAGATCTTATCAATTCATATGGAGGAAAATTACATTATTCAAGAATCAAAAATGGAGGAAATGGAAAAGTTTAGCCATTTATGTTCAAAACAAACACCATTCAAGGGAGGAAGAAAGAAGGGGAAAGGATAAAGAAAGGGTCATCCTCCTGAGCCCAAAATTGCGTATACAGTCAAGGGAGcaattagaaaataaaatgcttcTCTTGAAAAAAcagaaactgaaaattttctgaGAGAAACAGcatatgaagatgatttttttaCCTTTCATAACAGGGTTCGTTCATTGAAGCAAATCTCTGAGTAATTCAATTGGATTGTAGAGATAAAAGGCAGGGGAAaatcccaaaagaaaaaaaaaaaaggtttccaTCTGAAAAACTGGAATAGAGAAAGAGCaaaagttgaagaagaaaataTTCTGATCACCAATTCCAATCATCTGACAGGCTTTTGCTTGCTGAAATTTAGACCAGCAAATTTTCTGAAACTATTGCTTGGGAATCCAAATAATCACATTACCTCAAAATTATGCTGAAATTCTGTAATCAAAGAAGTTGCTCCTGGATGAAATCTTGGCAACCACTTTGGAATCTCTGTCAGAGAGACCTTAGTTTTGACACATCACACGAATCGGCCTCAAAATCTGTAAAAACAAAGCCCCATAAAAAAATTCCATCAGTTTATTGAAAATCAAACATCAGTAGTAGATGAATTCTCTGATTTTTggcaaatgaaagaaacaaaTTTTAGTACCTGAATTTGTATTTATACACTTGGATTTCATTTTGAAAACTCATATCAACAACCGAGAATCAACAATGGTTCTGATCGTCTTTAGTCCTCAGAATTAGGAACTGTTTCAAGTAAATCAGAGCTTTAATCCTCTGTCTGAATTCCAAATCCGATCTTCACCAACCCAGAAACTGATCCTCCGACTTGAAAATTCCTGCAATCTCCCCTGTCGAACAGAATTCAGCAAAAAAAGACAAGCTTAAATCGCCAAAGATTCATACAAGAAAATCCACGAAAATCAAATTTCCAATACCATCACTAACCTCCAAAGCTTCAGGATCAGACAGAAAAATGAGATTTCTAAGGAAACTCAAATCCCAGTCCAAACAAATTCTTCTGAAAACAACTCCAATTCCTCTTTGAATAATGTATCTGTTTAACAAAAAACAAGCAACATAAGATCAATTTTCTCAATTACTACAGATAAGCTGGGCCTTTCACCACAATTTCTCAGTACAATTGTAACAGAGCAGCAGGCAGGCAGATCTTTCTCAGTTCAAGAAAATCCATCCAACATTTTCACCTACCCAGATGTTTCCAGCAAAATCAAGACGCTCCGCTGCTTCTATTTCTCTTTAAAAGAATATggcagaaaggaaaaacagaaaattcagagaaagagagaagagagtgctgtttccttcttcttcttcagatAAAAACTACAAAACAGAACGAAATAGTCTCTCTCCCTTTCTTTCAAACCCCTGGTTTTAtaccctccttttttttttttttcaatttccatGCTCTTTACATCAGGCCCGCCCATCTTCAATCCCCTGTGTAGTAGATATTATCGGACGGCCCAAATGTCTCCTCGTTCCACACGTCATCATCTTTGTTAATTCCCCCGTTTTCGTCGTTAATTCGTCGGATGGAATCTTAACACTTTTAACATTTTCACTCTACCCCCTCAAATTTTAAGCCTATTTTACCTCGATATTTCAATTGCATCACTCAATTACTCTGCACAATTTATTTGACCCAATCTATTTCGCTAAATGAATTTTTGGTTTTACCAATTTTGTAAGAGAATCATCATGCTCGAAAAAGTCAGGTAATACCCCAAAAAAATCATAAttcattttcaaaccaaatctaacaaaactatttttcctttttttttttccacatttaCGCCATAGTTGGTTTTTTAGCGAGGGAGCAAGGTTTCACTGACAATTTATTGTTCTGTCATCGTGCTATGTAATTTGAGTGTAATTACATAAAATTATATGATTTGAGCATATAGaatgaaaaatcatttgaagagagatataaaatttatcaacccctacataaatatatatttgcCAATATATCAATTTAGGGAAAGAAAACAATTATTATGCAAATATTGGACCTTTATCATATTATAAGCATCAATTATATGGGATGAGGAcactaaatttcaaaaaaaaaaaaaaaactgcaggTTATTTACAATATTCAACTGCATCTAAAGAAAATCTAATGATATAAACAAAAAGCCATATATCATACCTTTGATTGGATTTTTACATACTCTAAAACAACAATTTTGCACTTTCTCTAACTAGTGAATCATTTGTTTTTCTTCCACGTTCGGAACAAGCATGTCAAAAAACTTGTTTTAGTCATACTTTTTAGAAATTTGTTAGAAACttctaaaatttcaaaatgtCTGATGCTATTTTAGTCATACTCTTTATGTACTAATTCTAATTCGCCTCATCATATGTTCTTGAATCTACTCATGAATTTCTTACGTGTGATGTTTGAGCTCATTGTGTCAATGCACCGAGATTTGGAGGAAAAAGATAAgttaaaaacaaaacaaaacaaaatgtgTTCAGAATTTTGTGTTTGTAAAACATGCTCGGAAGAAATTCTATTAGTCAGTGGATGCAAGTACTTCATAAATATAAGTATATAGCATGTAGCGTTGAAGGGTGgaggttgttttttttttttttttatcctttacACACATTTTTTCGTCGGCCTATCTATTTTTAGTATGTTTATCAggtaaacaaaattaaacattcatCAAAGCATAAAAGCAAAACTTACTATTCCgtgttgcatcaattttttcGATTAATCTTATTCACAGTAACAACAATAATGTATGCACTGTCTTCATTGAATGGATAATAACTGATTATCTGAATTtagatttaaattttaaattttatacatCCAActgtaataatatatatatatatacactatcaatcCATACAAGATTGATTCTTTTTTGATTATTATTGTTAGTCAATAGAGATGTTGCGTTAATAGATGCCCTGTATTTTGGACAACGGAGTGCTGATGAAGAAGCCTCATTATGCTCTGTCTGTCTCATTACTGTATGAAATGATGGGCATGGATCTCAAAAGCGCATGAAAAAACCGTTAATTCTTTGTTATTTTGGCCATTGTTATTTGTTGCTTGTGCTCTAAGTTTGAACCTAAGCTCGCTCCAATTGTGTCCTTTTAtccattgaaaagaaaaatgttttCTATCTCCCCACAATCACTATGCTACATCACGCACTCCTTTACGACCGTTCAAACCAAAAGTAAAGACAAGAAAGAAGCATATCATCACAAATTCTCATGCAtcgaaatttgaccaaaaatctgccccccagaaaaaaaagaaaaaatctagGAGTTGGCAAATATTATTATctgtctctgtctctctctttctgttttttttattttaaaaaaaaaaaaaaaagtctctgGAGTGTTTTATTCGTTCGGATGAAGAGATGAGATGgaaaatctttttcttttgggtgCTACTTGAGGAAGGTGAAGATTCCAGAGTTTTGTGTGGGGGATAATTTTGAGCAATGATGGTGATGTGCAGAATTGGTCAGGGGAGGATGGAGAGTGAAGAGTAGCGGTGGATTTTTGAGTGAgtaggggcaattttgtcacaaacatatataaaatatttattagtGAGGCTCGAGCCAAATTTAGAGTGTAAGGTAtcgttttattttttttttttttttttttggtcacaaACATTAATAAGTTTTATGGTGAATGAATTATTAAACATTTTCAGATTGCTTTCTGCTTAAAAAATAGGGACTTCATTACGCAGAACAAAATAGATATAGGAGCAAAGCCAAACTCAAGGGAAAAAAGTTATACAGATGATTACAAAcataatcatatatatatatatttatgctatGCTTCCAATTCCATGAGACAGAGCACATTGGTTACCCATATTCCCCTCTCATGCTGTCACATAAGCATTTTGCTGCAGTATAAactaacacacacacacaaacgcAATGATGCAGCAAGACTAGAAAAATACAGCCATATGACAATTGTCATTATCTAAATATAGAGCACCTAGGCTTTTCGGTAGAGATATGATATGCTTCTCTGAGGATTATTTACAAGGAAGCAAATCCAATGAAAAGCAAGTAGGCTATTTTACAATCATAATTGATCATATGTGCAAGCAAAAATATGCTGTCACATTCTAGGTAATTTTGTTATCAATTTCTGAAACAATCATCATGCACTGAATCCCCGGTGGAGGGAGCTCCATGAATTGGATGGAAGGCTGACACAGGCTTGGGCTGCCGCCTCAGCCATCTGATCTTTTTTAATCCCAGCGTTGCAGATATTCGCAATGGATCGCATGTGTTTCATTCCATATTGGGATAGTGAACCACAATATGTCTCAAATGTTCTGACCTGCAAGATAACAAGAGCACTTGAATGTATAAGATAAGGTTATTACAGGGTGAAATATGTTGCAAAACCTTGCCAAAAACTGGAGTTGTAAACACTTAGCAATACAGTTCCCTTAGCTAAAGGaaatacagaaaagaaaaacctaaAACAACGATCCCTGCAAATTATGTCAATAACTGTAATTGGTGTTATTCAGTATGTGTGTTGCTTGGGGATTTCAGAATCTATTTGATAGAAATGGATATAAAAGTTTACCAAAGATTTTAGGCAGTCCCAGTCATCAGCAAGAGGATGGCCGGCTGGCCGGACAGAGTTCAGTATCTCAGAACCTTTCTCAATTCCAAACAAAAGCTTTCCAATTAGTTTCACGCTATTGTCAATATGCATTCTGTGTGACATAGCTTCAACAACCTGCTTCTGAGCTTCAACTTTCCTCGCAGAGCCTTCAGGAGCCTTGCGGAACTACAAGCATGAAAAAAGTAGACAGCAAAGTCAGCCACATCTTGGGAAGGAATTTAAGCTTTTGCACTATTATCTCCCCCTCGTTACGAAAGGGGATCATTCTAATTCACCCAGTTGAGGATTTCTGGCCTGTTCTCATGAAACAAAAAATTACTAGTATAATTTTGGCTAGTTCTCTTGTTTACCCTACAATAATACAACATGAGCACATTCTTAATTAATACACTGTTCTAACCAACAATGTTTATACTAGTCAGCACTTAGTTCTATCAAACTAGGGAGCAAATAAATCTCCAAGAAACACTTTTCGTTCCTGCATAGCAGTGGAGCCAAATGTCTTAACTTCTTTTCAATCTACCATGGGCTGAGTGGCAGATTTACCCTTGTCCTGCTCCACATCACTGTTATAACTCATAAACTAAAACTTGGACATCACAAGAAAAGCATCAAAATAACTCAATGCACTACAAGGAAGCTGTAATACCTTGTCCCAGAAATGCAACAGATCAGCGTCACGTTGATTAACAGCTTTTGAAGATGGCCGTAGGGAATTTTCATCCACAAAAGTGTAATTATCATTTGCAGGGTTGGTACCCATGTAGAGGAAAAGATCCTCGAAACTCAGCTTTAGGTCACCATATTGCATAACATGGGAGCCATAAGCTGAATTACTGCTTGAGGTTCTCTTTTTAACCTGCCAATTTCAAGCATTTTGAAATCACAAGATGGTACTTGCTAATTGTTTTGAGTAATGAAACATAAAATGTTCCTTTCAATGTAATTTAAAATGAGGAACAAGCCCTTACCAGGTGATATTGCTGCTTCAGAGTTTCAGTGTGCAAATTGTGTATCTCGCTGTAGAAGGAAAAACTATTATGATGAGCACcaaaaacaaacaaagaaaacagaaatCATGTAGACCACTTTGTTTGTTAGAGAGTAAAAAATACCCAATAACTATATTCAAATGTTACACCTCCAATTCAAGTCCATATATTGTATTCAATTGCGgctcattggcacttttcttcATCATACTAGTGATATGTAAAAGACAGTATCATGATCACACCAACATGAAACCTTTAAAAGATTAGCATTTAAAACAAGTATATCTCCAGATTAATATCTGACATCACAGTTAATAATATGCACAAGTGGCTAGGATATTTCAATACCAGTCAAACATACCTGTCTTCCATCCAAGCAACGCTATACAAGTCACCCAAGCAGGTCTCATATTCTGGGGGAGGGCTAGGATACTCTCCAGGGCAATAGGTCCCCCAGCTACTTTCCTCAGCATTTGATGCTGTGGTAGCATATATATTTAGATCTTCAGGAAGAAGTCCCTCAAATATACTTCCTGACTCGCAAGCTTCTAGGTAGAAAACCTAGATATTGATAACAGTATCCAACACATTTTTTTAGACTTCAGTAACCATCTATGCACTCTCTCTGAGCATGGGATAATTCACAAGGAAAtgtaaaaaggaaagaatataTACCAGACTTTTATATGTGCCAGAAGCATGCTTCTTTTTCAAGACTTCATTCAGATCGTCTGCATAGAGATAAGGACCCGACGGCGTCCCTGATTGCATgccaaaataaaagtaaatatcCTAAAGTCCAAGTTATTGATCCATGGCATGATTTTAAATGACCACAATGttatcaattaaaaaaaaatcctacaGTCCAAGTTATTGATCAACGACACAGCATTAAGTGACAAAAATATAatcaaccaaaatttttttggagTTTAAACTTCAACTTTATGTAGATAATGTAGATTTCACTATTTTTCTTTCAGATGATGGACATATGCTTTGACCGTACATAGGATTCAAATTCCAACATAATAAAGGAAACAAACAAGTAGACCAGCCAACACAAAGGAAAAGTATTGCAAATCTATCATTTCAAAGCCTAAAATTATAAATTAGAACTGTATTATAGGACATGAAAtataaaaattagtttttgaccATCCCACAAATTTCCCCAGGTACGCAAAATTTGGGATAGAAGAAAAGGTTTATGCAAAAGGAACGATGTATTAAAGGAATACAATTTTCCCAAGCTACAACCAAAAATCATAGGTACGTCTCTTATTTTGAAATGGAGAGGCTTCCTATCTGCCggggtttctttttcttttttttttccccttcctaTAATAGGTCAAGTACCATCATAGAATGGTGCTTAAGGACCAATCTCTAGTAAGGAGAGCATAAGTGGCAGATGCAGCTTTCTGATTAGCAAAACTAGAATGTGACCCATTTTTGGGAATTTAGACAGTCGAAAAGAACATCATCACAAAATGATTTAAGGGATGAGTTAACTGCCAATAAGAAGAGATCTTAAAGGTAATTACCAAGAACCCCAGGACCACCATGATCTGTATAGTAGATAAATATATGATCATTTGGACCACTGTCCACAACCTTGCCACTACCCCCAGTAATTGCAGTTTTGTCCCCCAGGATAGCAGCTAAAAAGTTTTTGGCATGAACATCATCTCCAGTATAGTCCTGCCACACATGGGTGCATCAAGTCTCAATAGAAAATATTAGAATTCTACAAGAAATTCATTCttcaggaagaagaagaagaagaagaagaaacctTTGGTACTCCTTGATAGACATCATCACCATGAGGGCTGTTAATGATAACTCCAGGCCTAGGGTTCTCTTCATTGTAAGCAATATCATCGTACATGA
It includes:
- the LOC113704937 gene encoding vacuolar-processing enzyme-like gives rise to the protein MMRYATAALLLLALSIIAVAEARDNFLKLPSEIADFFHPKERSDAGGDSVGTRWAVLIAGSNGYWNYRHQADVCHAYQILKRGGLKDENIVVFMYDDIAYNEENPRPGVIINSPHGDDVYQGVPKDYTGDDVHAKNFLAAILGDKTAITGGSGKVVDSGPNDHIFIYYTDHGGPGVLGTPSGPYLYADDLNEVLKKKHASGTYKSLVFYLEACESGSIFEGLLPEDLNIYATTASNAEESSWGTYCPGEYPSPPPEYETCLGDLYSVAWMEDSEIHNLHTETLKQQYHLVKKRTSSSNSAYGSHVMQYGDLKLSFEDLFLYMGTNPANDNYTFVDENSLRPSSKAVNQRDADLLHFWDKFRKAPEGSARKVEAQKQVVEAMSHRMHIDNSVKLIGKLLFGIEKGSEILNSVRPAGHPLADDWDCLKSLVRTFETYCGSLSQYGMKHMRSIANICNAGIKKDQMAEAAAQACVSLPSNSWSSLHRGFSA